The proteins below come from a single Miscanthus floridulus cultivar M001 chromosome 1, ASM1932011v1, whole genome shotgun sequence genomic window:
- the LOC136506471 gene encoding uncharacterized protein isoform X1 has translation MTVPAAGASPARWEPNGVQVDGVTVEPPWAPAPAAFGDVEMLIEDEQEKARLFLLDLNLSPTSSSRGSAAEDMAYSLGDYSNKSASDNSISNFNWGASKRRSVRQFRPQGGTETSTTTFSGSPDKGNSGLSTGTSKKKKGIEATQNAGGPLSLSIMDGVKSGSPIPTAVTPNYSKHDSTDLSSSVTSAQGPPPNCSIDSKYKELKMRDTTLHPLIFKEGGLPDNTLLTYKLKNGEVQRQGYKKGTVIVCNYCNEEYTPSAFEKHAGMGERRQPYHNIYTSEGVTLHDIALQLHRLNLNSNGFGNASVSSFSDYPNLTSSGCVKEPSTTSGPIVPLKRTLQESVVQTKSCYFCGYGHTEFGKIDPNMIVFCNQCERPSSVRLGLFG, from the exons ATGACTGTGCCCGCCGCCGGAGCCTCGCCCGCGAGATGGGAACCCAACGGTGTTCAGGTTGACGGCGTGACGGTGGAGCCCCCTTGGGCCCCTGCGCCAGCAGCATTCGGAGACGTGGAGATGCTGATCGAGGACGAGCAGGAGAAGGCCAGACTGTTTCTGCTTGATTTGAATTTGAG CCCCACTTCTAGTTCACGGGGGTCGGCTGCGGAGGATATGGCTTACAGTTTGGGAGACTACTCGAATAAATCTGCCAGCGATAATAGCATCTCAAACTTTAATTGGGGTGCATCCAAAAGGCGGTCTGTGAGACAGTTTAGACCACAAGGAGGCACTGAGACTTCTACTACAACCTTCAGTGGAAGCCCAGACAAAGGGAATTCTGGCCTCTCTACTGGCACctcaaagaagaagaaaggcatTGAAGCAACACAGAACGCAGGAGGTCCTCTCAGTCTCAGCATCATGGATGGTGTTAAGTCTGGTTCTCCTATACCTACTGCAGTAACCCCTAACTACTCAAAACATGATTCCACAGATTTATCAAGTTCAGTGACAAGCGCTCAAGGGCCACCCCCAAACTGCAGCATAGACTCAAAGTATAAAGAATTGAAAATGAG GGATACCACTTTGCATCCACTGATTTTCAAGGAGGGTGGCCTTCCAGATAATACTTTGTTGACTTACAAGTTGAAGAACGGAGAG GTTCAAAGGCAAGGGTATAAGAAGGGAACTGTTATCGTCTGCAATTATTGCAATGAAGAG TATACTCCTTCAGCCTTTGAAAAACATGCTGGCATGGGAGAAAGGCGACAACC GTATCACAACATTTATACATCAGAAGGAGTAACACTTCATGATATAGCTCTGCAACTGCAtcgtttgaatttgaattcaaatggaTTTGGCAATGCTAGTGTTTCCAGCTTCAGTGACTACCCAAACCTTACTTCTTCAG GTTGTGTCAAAGAACCTTCTACTACCAGTGGACCTATTGTTCCCCTGAAACGGACCTTACAAGAAAGTGTGGTCCAAACAAAGAGTTGCTATTTCTGTGG GTATGGCCACACAGAGTTTGGAAAAATCGATCCAAACATGATTGTCTTCTGTAACCAG TGCGAGAGACCATCGtctgttcgcttgggcttgtttggctga
- the LOC136506471 gene encoding uncharacterized protein isoform X2 has protein sequence MTVPAAGASPARWEPNGVQVDGVTVEPPWAPAPAAFGDVEMLIEDEQEKARLFLLDLNLSPTSSSRGSAAEDMAYSLGDYSNKSASDNSISNFNWGASKRRSVRQFRPQGGTETSTTTFSGSPDKGNSGLSTGTSKKKKGIEATQNAGDLSSSVTSAQGPPPNCSIDSKYKELKMRDTTLHPLIFKEGGLPDNTLLTYKLKNGEVQRQGYKKGTVIVCNYCNEEYTPSAFEKHAGMGERRQPYHNIYTSEGVTLHDIALQLHRLNLNSNGFGNASVSSFSDYPNLTSSGCVKEPSTTSGPIVPLKRTLQESVVQTKSCYFCGYGHTEFGKIDPNMIVFCNQCERPSSVRLGLFG, from the exons ATGACTGTGCCCGCCGCCGGAGCCTCGCCCGCGAGATGGGAACCCAACGGTGTTCAGGTTGACGGCGTGACGGTGGAGCCCCCTTGGGCCCCTGCGCCAGCAGCATTCGGAGACGTGGAGATGCTGATCGAGGACGAGCAGGAGAAGGCCAGACTGTTTCTGCTTGATTTGAATTTGAG CCCCACTTCTAGTTCACGGGGGTCGGCTGCGGAGGATATGGCTTACAGTTTGGGAGACTACTCGAATAAATCTGCCAGCGATAATAGCATCTCAAACTTTAATTGGGGTGCATCCAAAAGGCGGTCTGTGAGACAGTTTAGACCACAAGGAGGCACTGAGACTTCTACTACAACCTTCAGTGGAAGCCCAGACAAAGGGAATTCTGGCCTCTCTACTGGCACctcaaagaagaagaaaggcatTGAAGCAACACAGAACGCAGGAG ATTTATCAAGTTCAGTGACAAGCGCTCAAGGGCCACCCCCAAACTGCAGCATAGACTCAAAGTATAAAGAATTGAAAATGAG GGATACCACTTTGCATCCACTGATTTTCAAGGAGGGTGGCCTTCCAGATAATACTTTGTTGACTTACAAGTTGAAGAACGGAGAG GTTCAAAGGCAAGGGTATAAGAAGGGAACTGTTATCGTCTGCAATTATTGCAATGAAGAG TATACTCCTTCAGCCTTTGAAAAACATGCTGGCATGGGAGAAAGGCGACAACC GTATCACAACATTTATACATCAGAAGGAGTAACACTTCATGATATAGCTCTGCAACTGCAtcgtttgaatttgaattcaaatggaTTTGGCAATGCTAGTGTTTCCAGCTTCAGTGACTACCCAAACCTTACTTCTTCAG GTTGTGTCAAAGAACCTTCTACTACCAGTGGACCTATTGTTCCCCTGAAACGGACCTTACAAGAAAGTGTGGTCCAAACAAAGAGTTGCTATTTCTGTGG GTATGGCCACACAGAGTTTGGAAAAATCGATCCAAACATGATTGTCTTCTGTAACCAG TGCGAGAGACCATCGtctgttcgcttgggcttgtttggctga